A single region of the Vagococcus teuberi genome encodes:
- a CDS encoding ECF transporter S component: MNTGKTEKMVTLSLLAGIAYLLMFIEIPILPVFGWLKLDFSDIPILIGTFLYGPVSGILVAFIRSTLNFITSGGNLGALIGNGAGFLATVCYLVPIYSMMKKKHSNKNLIQGIMYATVLMTIFMSVANYFVITPFYLNVLGMDFGMSIATMILYGIVPFNLIKGTAVGVAFFVVYKKVIPVLEKRIAKKVSN; the protein is encoded by the coding sequence ATGAACACAGGTAAGACAGAAAAAATGGTGACACTATCATTATTGGCGGGGATTGCGTATCTTTTAATGTTTATTGAGATACCAATTTTACCAGTATTTGGGTGGCTAAAATTAGATTTTAGTGACATTCCAATTTTAATTGGTACATTTTTATATGGTCCAGTTAGTGGTATTTTAGTAGCATTTATTCGTTCAACGCTAAATTTCATCACAAGTGGTGGAAATCTAGGAGCGTTAATCGGTAACGGAGCTGGATTTTTAGCAACAGTTTGTTATTTAGTACCAATTTATAGCATGATGAAGAAAAAACATTCAAACAAAAATTTAATTCAAGGTATTATGTATGCAACAGTTTTAATGACTATATTCATGAGTGTGGCTAATTACTTTGTTATTACACCGTTTTATTTAAATGTATTGGGCATGGATTTTGGTATGTCAATTGCAACAATGATTCTTTATGGAATTGTACCATTTAATTTAATTAAAGGAACAGCTGTTGGAGTCGCATTTTTTGTAGTTTACAAAAAAGTTATTCCAGTACTGGAAAAAAGAATTGCAAAAAAAGTTAGCAATTAA
- a CDS encoding pseudouridine synthase, translating to MERLQKVMAHCGVASRRKSEELIQAGRVTVNGKKVTELGVKVSQSDKVEVDGVPIYQEQPVYYLFYKPKNVISAVSDDKDRPVVTDYFHSVPERIFPVGRLDYDTSGLLIMTNDGEFANLLTHPKHEIDKVYVAKVKGIATKEMLKPLRNGIRVDGRKTAPARFKILSTDARKNTSVVELIIHEGRNHQVKNMLAAVDLPVMKLKREKVATLDLFGLNPGDYREMTKKEVSQLYVLANKE from the coding sequence GCTTCAAGAAGAAAATCAGAAGAATTAATCCAAGCAGGACGTGTGACGGTTAATGGCAAAAAAGTAACAGAATTAGGTGTAAAAGTCAGTCAGTCAGATAAAGTTGAAGTAGATGGTGTGCCAATTTATCAAGAGCAACCAGTGTATTATTTGTTTTATAAACCAAAAAATGTCATCTCAGCTGTGTCAGATGATAAAGATCGCCCAGTAGTAACAGATTATTTTCATAGTGTTCCTGAGCGTATTTTTCCAGTTGGTCGACTAGACTATGATACATCAGGACTATTGATTATGACCAATGATGGTGAATTTGCAAATCTGTTAACTCATCCAAAACACGAAATTGATAAGGTATATGTCGCAAAAGTTAAAGGCATTGCGACAAAAGAAATGTTAAAACCATTACGTAATGGCATTAGAGTTGATGGTAGAAAAACTGCACCAGCACGATTTAAAATTTTATCAACAGATGCTAGAAAAAATACTTCTGTCGTGGAATTGATTATCCATGAGGGACGTAATCACCAAGTTAAAAATATGTTAGCAGCAGTTGATTTACCAGTGATGAAATTAAAGCGAGAAAAAGTTGCGACACTTGATTTATTTGGTTTGAATCCTGGTGACTACAGAGAAATGACTAAAAAAGAAGTGAGTCAGTTATACGTTTTAGCTAACAAAGAGTAA